AGATGCTTCATCAATCTCATTTTGCGTTGCACATGGAAGAGCGATATCACAAGGAATCGTCCAGATACCCATCCAGCCTTCTGTGTATGCCGCATGCGGATGCTCTTTCACATATTCGCTGATCCGTTTTCTTTCCACGTCTTTCAGACGGCGAACGGTTTCGAGGCAGATACCTTCAGGATCGTACACATAACCGTTAGAATCACTGCAGGCCACAACCTTTGCACCGAACTGCTGAGCTTTCTCGATCGCATGAATGGACACGTTACCGGAGCCGGATACAACGACAGTCTGGCCTTCAAAGCTCATTTCTTTGGAGTTCAGCATTTCTTCTACAAAATAAACACAGCCATATCCTGTTGCTTCAGGACGTCCCAAGCTTCCACCGTACTGAATGGATTTACCCGTCAGGACGCCTGCTTCATTACCGCCGCGAATACGCTTGTATTGGCCGAACATATAGCCGATTTCACGTGCGCCAACACCGATATCACCAGCAGGTACGTCAACGTCTGGTCCGATATATTTATACAGCTCTGTCATGAAACTTTGCGTGAAACGCATAACTTCATTGTCGGATTTGCCTTTTGGATCGAAGTCGGAGCCGCCTTTGCCGCCACCGATCGGGAGACCTGTCAGGGAGTTTTTCAAAATTTGCTCAAAGCCGAGGAATTTAATGATGCTAACGTTAACGGAAGGGTGGAAGCGGAGGCCGCCTTTGTACGGTCCAATGGCACTACTGAACTGAACACGATAGCCGCGGTTAACCTGGACTTTGCCTTGATCGTCTACCCATGGAACCCGAAAGGTAATGACGCGCTCAGGCTCAACGAGCCGCTCTAAAATTCCAGCAGATTGGTATTGTGGACATTTGGTGAGTACCGGAACGAGTGAATCAAGGATCTCTTTGACGGCCTGGTGGAATTCAGGCTCATTCGGGTTGCGCTTTTGTACAGTCTCAAATACGGATTGGACATAAGATACCGCTTCTTGCGATTGTTGTGCAGTAAGATTCATGTACAGGTCCACCTCTCTCATAAATATGTATTATGTTGTATTTATCAAAAATCCAGCATCCTTGCAAGTTAAAATTTATACATCAATGATAATTATATATACATTTTTACCTAAAAAATGCTTTCAGAAAGTATACGATTAGTGCAAATAAACAGCGATCTTAGGATCGCTGTTCTGCTCATCGGCGGTTTACTTCTTCGTACCGTGCTGTTTTGTAGGTAATTGTGCATTCGGCGTACCCTTACCGTGATTTTCCTTGTTATGACGGGCTTTTTCGGCATTATCTTTCATCTTTTCTACGAATTCATGTGTGTTTTCCATGATGAAATCCTCCTTTAAAATGGGATCTGCCGGGTTTCGGCATCGTTCCTGTTTACTATATCCCAATTAGTAAAATTGTATTGATAATGTGAATTTTTATGAAGCTGTTACATGAAGTTTACACCGGTCATAAAACTTTCCTATCATGTGGTGAAAAAATAGTGATGACAGCGCTCTATTTGTGAAATAGGAGTCGAAAAGTACTAAACAAACTCAGCAAATTGATGTTAAATCCACAAATATAACAAACCCGTGAAAAGCCTAAGCTTCTCACGGGTAACAAGGGTTAACCTATAGGTGGGTTGCTGACAAGTAACTCATATTTATTGAGGGAAGCACCCAGAATAAACTCGCTGCCTCCTCCGCGGTGTGACTGACGGAAGGATTCGCTGGAAGTCCAGCCTTTAAAAGCTTCCTCGTTCTCCCACACCGTACAAATCTTGAGTTCCTCGGCTTCGGCACCTTCCTTGGCCTCATGCCATACTTCCATCCGGATGAACCCCGACATCTCCTGTACGCCTTTCGCCTGCGCGAACCGCTCGGATAGTTCCTTGCCATGTCCTGGTTTGACTTTGATCGAATTCGTTACTACCAGCATTTTTGTTCCTCCTTAGGCTGTAATCCGGCTTACCTTATCCGGTATGTCAGTCGATGATATATCTGCATGTCCATTATACCTTATGGGGGCAGGCGATTTCATCTTGGAGGAATCACCCCGAGGCTCCTCAAGAAGAGGAAGCCTCTGTCTGAATTGGAGGACTCTTAGGTTTCTTTGGCTTCGCCTGCCCGCTCCATGACCAATAGGTACCGATACGCAACAGGAACTCGATTGGACCTGTTCGGAAACGGTTCAGATACAGCAGACTGCACATGGCCTGAGCTATATAGATACCGAGTGCAATTAAGATGCCAGTCAAAACACCGAGTCTACCGAACATTCCAAGCCCGTATCCGTAAAAGATCGTTGTACAGATGACGGTTTGCATGAGATAGTTCGTCAACGACATCCGGCCAACCGCTTCAAATGAACGGAAGACAACATTTCTGTTGGAAGAGAGGGCATAAATATAGGCAAACAGATAAATGTATCCAAGCGCTAGAATTTGAGCGCCTGCCATGTGCAAAATCCCACTCCATGCATGGCTAGAGCCGAGCATGATTGATGCCGTTTTTGCGGCGATACCGAACGGGACAAACATGATCGCGTACCGCAGATACGATCCTTTTTCCTGTTCCGGAGATATAAATTTACCGCGTTTGGCCGCAGCCATCCCGAACAGGAACAAGGCTCCGAGAATAAGGGGGGTCAGAAGCAATATAAAGAACATCATCCCGCCAGGCAGACCAAGTGGATCTGAAGTATTCCGGTGGTTCATAATTTCTGAATAGGTCCCGGTACCATATAAATTGATTGTCTCCCTAACGTGGGTCTCCATACGCATTACATCCTCAGGAGACGCTGCGGAGGTACCACCATAGCTGATCCCGATGCTAAGAAGAAGGAAAATAATACCCCAGATCATTAAAGTCTTCGGCTTCCGGTTTACAAATAATAGAAGGAAAAAACTGATGCCACCGTAGAAGAGCAGAATATCGCCATCCCAGAGCATAGAATGCGCAAAACCGAGAGCAATCAGCAATATCGAACGTCTTACCACGTTACGCCCGTATTTCAGACCCTTGGCATTCATACTCTCTTTCATCTTAATCATGCTGTACCCGAACAGGAACGTAAAGATCGGCATGAAGCTGCCTTCGACAAATATTTTTAACATATCATGACCGATCAAATCCAAGGATGAAGGTTTAAACAACCACATTTCATCTTTTCCGAACATACCGTATTGAAAAATTAGCATATTGGCCATCAAAATGCCCAGTAAGCTGAAGCCCCGAATCGCATCAACAGCGACAGCTCTTTTCCGTGGATTTCCCACATTAATCACCTCTTGGAATTCAGTATATCGTCCTAACTTAAATTACTCAGAAACGGCAACCTAACTTTTTCTTAACGATAGGATGATTGTTTAACTGCTGTTAAGGTTGTTGTGCTAGCATGGTATCGGGTGAAGATAATATGGAAAACACAAAAATTTTAATCGTTGATGATGAACCGGCTATTGTAAAAATGCTGCAGATGGTACTTCGCAAGGAAGGTTTTAACCGTATCTATACAGCTGGCAGCTGCGCTGAGGCGCTTCGCGAAATGGAAGTGCACCGGGCTGATATTGTGCTCCTGGATGTTATGCTGCCAGACGGAAGCGGATTTGATATCTGTTCGAGGCTTCGGACGTTT
Above is a window of Paenibacillus uliginis N3/975 DNA encoding:
- a CDS encoding DUF418 domain-containing protein produces the protein MGNPRKRAVAVDAIRGFSLLGILMANMLIFQYGMFGKDEMWLFKPSSLDLIGHDMLKIFVEGSFMPIFTFLFGYSMIKMKESMNAKGLKYGRNVVRRSILLIALGFAHSMLWDGDILLFYGGISFFLLLFVNRKPKTLMIWGIIFLLLSIGISYGGTSAASPEDVMRMETHVRETINLYGTGTYSEIMNHRNTSDPLGLPGGMMFFILLLTPLILGALFLFGMAAAKRGKFISPEQEKGSYLRYAIMFVPFGIAAKTASIMLGSSHAWSGILHMAGAQILALGYIYLFAYIYALSSNRNVVFRSFEAVGRMSLTNYLMQTVICTTIFYGYGLGMFGRLGVLTGILIALGIYIAQAMCSLLYLNRFRTGPIEFLLRIGTYWSWSGQAKPKKPKSPPIQTEASSS
- the gdhA gene encoding NADP-specific glutamate dehydrogenase, which encodes MNLTAQQSQEAVSYVQSVFETVQKRNPNEPEFHQAVKEILDSLVPVLTKCPQYQSAGILERLVEPERVITFRVPWVDDQGKVQVNRGYRVQFSSAIGPYKGGLRFHPSVNVSIIKFLGFEQILKNSLTGLPIGGGKGGSDFDPKGKSDNEVMRFTQSFMTELYKYIGPDVDVPAGDIGVGAREIGYMFGQYKRIRGGNEAGVLTGKSIQYGGSLGRPEATGYGCVYFVEEMLNSKEMSFEGQTVVVSGSGNVSIHAIEKAQQFGAKVVACSDSNGYVYDPEGICLETVRRLKDVERKRISEYVKEHPHAAYTEGWMGIWTIPCDIALPCATQNEIDEASAAILISNGVKAIGEGANMPSTLEAIDLFLKNDVLFGPAKAANAGGVAVSALEMSQNSMRLSWTFEEVDSKLHQIMKNIYNSSVQAAEEFDCAGNLVVGANIAGFRKVADAMLAQGIV
- a CDS encoding DUF4023 domain-containing protein; translated protein: MENTHEFVEKMKDNAEKARHNKENHGKGTPNAQLPTKQHGTKK
- a CDS encoding antibiotic biosynthesis monooxygenase, whose amino-acid sequence is MLVVTNSIKVKPGHGKELSERFAQAKGVQEMSGFIRMEVWHEAKEGAEAEELKICTVWENEEAFKGWTSSESFRQSHRGGGSEFILGASLNKYELLVSNPPIG